ATGCGTGGGCGGGGCCTGCGCAGCGGTCGATGCGGTGCTGGCCGGGGAGTCAAAGAATGCCTACATCGCCATGCGCCCGCCCGGCCACCATGCCGAACGCGAAACCCCGATGGGCTTTTGCTTTTTCGGCACCGCGGCCATCGCGGCGAAGCGGGCGCTGGATCACCACGGGCTGGAAAGGGTCGCCGTGCTGGATTTCGACGTGCATCACGGCAATGGTACGCAGGACCTGCTATGGGACGAGCCGCGCGTATTCTTTGCCTCGACACAGCAGATGCCGCTTTTTCCCGGCAGCGGCGCTGCGTCCGAGCGCGGGGCGCATGGCCAGATCATGAATGTCCCGCTGTCTCCGGGCTCGGATGGCGGCGAAGCGCGGGTGGCATGGGATGCGATCCTGAAACGCTGCCGGGAATTCGATCCACAACTGGTGATCATTTCGGCGGGATTCGATTCGCATCGCGACGATCCATTGGCGCAGCTTCAGTGGGACGAGTCGGATTTCGCGGCCATTACCCGCTCGATCTGCGACGTGGCGGCCGCGTGCAGCGCCCCGGTGGTATCCTGTCAGGAAGGTGGTTATGATCTGGCCGCTCTGGGGCGGTCGGTCCGTGCCCATGTCGAAGTGCTGATGGAGGCCGGAGAATGACCGAGATCGAAAAGCTGTCCTTCGAGGACGCCATGCGCGAGCTGGAAGCCACCGTCGGCAAGCTGGAAACCGGCGAGGCGACGCTGGAGGAATCCATCGCGCTCTATGAACGCGGGGCCGAGCTGCGCAAGCATTGCGAGAAACGCCTGCGCGAAGCCGAGGAACGGGTCGAGAAGATCACGCTTTCCTCGAATGGCCAGCCGACCGGGACGGAACCGGTCGAGGGCCAGTGATGCAAGCCAGGTTC
This region of Paracoccus saliphilus genomic DNA includes:
- a CDS encoding histone deacetylase family protein — translated: MSTTLFTHPAAEAHLMPPGHPEQVARYAATMSALEGLDLDRREAPMADDADVLRCHPERYLQGLRAAQPDEGLRALDADTHLSPGSLEAALRCVGGACAAVDAVLAGESKNAYIAMRPPGHHAERETPMGFCFFGTAAIAAKRALDHHGLERVAVLDFDVHHGNGTQDLLWDEPRVFFASTQQMPLFPGSGAASERGAHGQIMNVPLSPGSDGGEARVAWDAILKRCREFDPQLVIISAGFDSHRDDPLAQLQWDESDFAAITRSICDVAAACSAPVVSCQEGGYDLAALGRSVRAHVEVLMEAGE
- a CDS encoding exodeoxyribonuclease VII small subunit, which gives rise to MTEIEKLSFEDAMRELEATVGKLETGEATLEESIALYERGAELRKHCEKRLREAEERVEKITLSSNGQPTGTEPVEGQ